AAAACGAAGATACATTGAATTAGATGGACTCTCGTGTCTTGATCGAATGTAAGAGCACTACTACGTGTCAGGACTTGTGAATTAAGCATAATGGTCACATGTACCCTAcaactagtttttggaccgttatcataagttattttgttagataagctcccgatctggcttcagtactgactaatctaatgtatacgcacaaatataatattttatagcttcctattaaaaatatgaaattcaAAGAGAGATTTGAAGGGCgtgcacttatatatgctgagcactgtatgtttgtGTCTATTTCGTCCTTAAAACGAATGCCACCGACAGCTTATGTTCCTTTTCGCGTTACCGATACCCGCTTACCTCCACATGGACGCCTTCTacagtgttaccagtttgtccagtagctcaccgcaTACGCCGATTCACTTGGGATGTGGAGCGTAGTTGACCATAGATGACAGGGTTCCAGTCCTcaattccagaaaccaggtaaaacaaaagcaaaaatgtataaatgaataaacaacaggctgaaaaggTGGTGAAATCACATGGCCAtgacagcttttctttttctagattgcttttgaaaacactatcggttggggttagggaaggaAATGGGTGGGtgagtctgtcagtcagtcgacagcaagctagCCTAgtcagctgaagtgtatattgcgccctctggagGATTCAGCCGAGAGAAAAttgagatcatcaaaataaagacctctagtggatttgcaaaaaactgcaagcagatgtATCTCCGGTTACAtattttgctgtctccagaaatgtagacctgaaTACGTATAATGTGAATCTTGTTTAACTGTAGTTTGATTCCCTCCTCCGGCCTCTGTTTAAAGCTGAAGACAGATTAGTTTCTCCAGTGATGGAGGCGAGCGCAGCATTCCCAGCGGCTGCAGCTCCTGCCATTAAAGCTTCAGAAAGCGTCGCTCCATCAGAAGCGGAGGCTAAAGCTGCTCCTCCGGCCACTGCGAGCCCTGAGAGTAAAACTGGACTCAAACTCACTCCTGAAACAGCTGCGGCTCCGGTGCTCACTGCTACACCCGTCGACAACAGAGCTTTATTTATCAATCTCCTTTTCTCATCCGCCCTTATATTTTCCTCCTCCTCCAGCTTCTTTCTCTCGTATTCCTCTCTCTGCCGCTTTTTTTCTTCCTCTATTTGTTTCTGAGCCTCCATGAACATCTCATTGGTGTAAAACTGTCCTCCGTTTTCCTCCAGCATTGATTCGATCTTCTCCAGCAGCTCACTGACCTGAGATCTGTTTTCTTCATCTGTGTTGTTAAAGACATGATATCCACCTTTACACTGTTCAGCTAGTGCTCGCATCTCCTCGTTATTTGCCAGAAACTCCTTTATGGATGTTTTAATCTGATCTCCTCTAGTGAAGAGGATGATGGTGTATCCATTGGCTTCTTCTCCAAAGTTCTCCTGGATCCATTTGACCGTGTTTTTCTCTTCATTCGTGAGTCTGACGTCCAGTCTGAGCACCAGCAGAAACACGTGAGGACCAGGAGCAGACATGTAGACGCATTTCTCGATTTCTTTCTTCAGTTCTTCTTCGCTGATTGACGTATCACACAGTCCTGGAGTGTCGATGACGGAGATGATTCTGCCGCTCACCTCCCGCTGGTGCTTCTGGCATTTCTCGGTCACAGATTTAGCCGATAGTTCTTCCTTGAACACTTTTCGTCTCAGGATGGTGTTTCCTGTGGCGCTCTTTCCGGCTCCGGTTTTACCCACCATCACGATCCTGAGATCTGTGCATTCGCCAGGCTTGTTGTGTTCTTTCTGTTTGGACTCTGCATGTGGATCAGACAAATAAGAGAATAAGTTGCACTAAATTTTCAGTGAATCTCaattaaaaatatactatagtaaactaGTAAATACAATAGTATTTTCAAATTACACTATAGTAAATGTATTAggggcagtggtgtaaagtaactaattacaaatactcaaattacagtaattgagtagttttcctcaggaattgttaTTTACTAAGTAGTTGTGCACTGTTACTTTGCCTCGAGTACATTTCTAGCGCAGtatccttcaacctgcagtcattactttaatttttcttgtctatgaggatcAGTCCTATTATTTGACGTCCGAACTCAACGTCAGGGTGACGTCAATCTCCAAtgtccaacttaaaatcaaccaaatatcaacgtctaatgatgttacagcttgacgttgtgtggacgttaccactatgacgtctatcagatgttggattttggttgccatatctgacgaataaatgtcaaagACGTCAATAAgatgttgacatttgcatggaattgctcatatgatAAAACAGTTCTCACCTGTTTGAAATGTATGCCGTTCGTCCGCTATATGTTGTTTTTTCTGGTCCTGTTTGTCTGTGCCATTACCTTTCCTGCATTTTTCCTGCTTTCTTATATTGTCAAAAGAGTTTCTCCTTGATTTTGAGTGTTTTCCCACCATCTCTTCATCATACTTATCTTCAGGTAGAACTCGAGAGTATCTGTTTACTTCCATTCTCTCAATTTTAGTCACATAAGTAACACAATCCCTCTTTTCAGTCACATTTGTTGTGCTCTTTTCCTTTACAGTGTGCATATGAAATGTCTCCTGCACTACTTTCTTCTGCTCTTGCTTCTTTTGCACTGCATTTTCGTTCTCTTGTTTCATCTTTTCTTTTCTCGTCTTCATTGGAGTTTTTAAGCGAATATCAATGTCGTAATGCTGGCCATCATTCTGCTTGAGGATTTCATCAATCTTCTCCAGCAGCTTTCTGATGTGAGTgggaataatgtcatttttactgttgattgcGTGATATTTACCTCCGCATTGACCGACTGTGTCCTGAAACTTTCTACTTTCCATTAAGAGCTTCCATTTTCTGTTTGTCATTTTCTCTCTTCCACTAAACAGCACCATTGTGAACTTCAAGACTTGAGGACCGAAGTTGTCCAGGATTGTCTGCCCAATGTTCCTGTGGTCGTCTGTGAAGTTCTCCAGGTTGATGATGAGCAGAAACACATGAGGTCCAGGATAGCAGAGATAAAGACTCTTCATCATTTCGTTCTGCAGCTCTTCAGCAGTCAGGTGAGTGTTGAAGAATCCTGGAGTGTCGATGATCGAGATGTTTCTGTCTTCTACTCTTCCTCTCTGTATCTCGCTCTCTCTCGTTCTGCTACCTTTAAACGCCTCTCGACCCAGTATTGCGTTCCCCATTGAACTCTTTCCAGCTCCAGAAGCTCCCAGCAGCAAAATCTTCACATCAGTTTCATTACCTGTCAAACAGATCACATCATTAGCTCAAGATAGTTTATAGGATTTTAAACTCCCGAATTGTTTTGGTATTTAAACAGTCATTTATTCACTGATGTTGGTCTTAGcgggtcaggctgaaaaatgaccagctaaatccagctaaaccagcttgaccagcctggtttaagctggacaaagctggttttggctgggctcctagcctggtcatctcccagcctgacccgCTAAGACCAGGccggaaatggctggaaaccagcctggaaatgtctaaaacccttctaaaaccaggctggtcaaccagctaaaaccagccaaccagcctaggctggtttaagctggatttttcagttgggttatgaacgactcgttcactgagccgacaataatacatgtttctagcaccgcagcatcttgtcatatttcatttacattgtttgctaattttattcaacaaaactagcataagctgaGTGTTTAGTGTGAGTtcgtgctactttgccttatggtcagtgcagtaagagactgtactGTAATCTGTAATAACGTgacttgagcacaaaagttcgtaacatacaaaaatgtaaaaaactaaatcttacctatgaaatgttctgcctttattctttgttttctttctttgctcgttactacacccgcatgcagcgctaaagtccagcatcttcacattggcttacgtcttgactagtgcggttgaatgacatttgttcagggagcactgtacaaatgtggctgcgctattgacgcatgcttgGGGTCCtttatgtgatatctagtgtatttATCTATGATGCCAATGTATTTAAACTCACTAATTAGCCAGTCAAGCTATTTAACATTCTAAGAAATTTCTAGCTAACTAAACTAAAAGTAACTAGTTAACCAAAATCATATGATGACATCTGGCTAACTAGTTAGCTAGCTACTAACTAGCCAACTAAATGCAACTAAGTAGTTAGCTATAGCTAACAAACTACCTAACATCATTTCACCATACCTAACTTAAAGCCCCAAGTTATTAGTTAGCTAACCAACTAACCAGCTAATTAACTTGTCAATATGGCTTAGTAGTATTACTAGCAAGCTAAATTGTTAAGATCATGCAACTATATAACGAAAACTAACAACTAACCTAGTAGATAATAAGCTAGCTGAGTAATTGACCGACATCAAAGTACTTGATTTAACCTAACTATCTAGTAAACTAGCTAGCGTCCCtgtgaaaaatccagcttaaaccagcctaggctggttggctggttttagctggttgaccagcctggttttagaggggttttggccatttccaggctggtttccagccatttccagcctggtcttagctggtcaggctggaaaatgaccagcctggtttaagctggacatagctggttttggctgggctcccagcctggctaggctggtcaagctggttttagctggtcattttccagcctgaccagctaagaccaggctggaaatggctggaaaccagcctggaagtggccaaaacccctctaaaaccaggctggtcaaccagctaaaaccagccaaccagcctaggctggtttaagctggttattTCTGTAGGGTTTGCAACTAACTAGCCaacaaaatgctaattaactGCTAACAAGCTAgccaattaaataattaacaagcTAGTTACTTTGTTAACTAACATAATTGTGTCTAAGCTATCTCGCAAACATGCTAGTAAACTATCCAACCAACTAACTAGTCTACTGAAAAGTTCAGATTCAGAACAATACTTAAGATCAATATTTAAACAATACAGAACAATATTTAAAGCTGCTAATGCTAACTGGCTGTAGTGTTACTTTTGGTTAAACAAGTCTTGCGAGCTGTTCAAGCTTAGCTTTTAACTGGTAACAAGCTAgccaattaaatattttattagctAGTTACTTTGTTAAACAACATAATTGTGTCTAAGCTATCTTGCATCAT
This genomic stretch from Danio aesculapii chromosome 1, fDanAes4.1, whole genome shotgun sequence harbors:
- the LOC130222998 gene encoding GTPase IMAP family member 8-like; translated protein: MASGYKGNETDVKILLLGASGAGKSSMGNAILGREAFKGSRTRESEIQRGRVEDRNISIIDTPGFFNTHLTAEELQNEMMKSLYLCYPGPHVFLLIINLENFTDDHRNIGQTILDNFGPQVLKFTMVLFSGREKMTNRKWKLLMESRKFQDTVGQCGGKYHAINSKNDIIPTHIRKLLEKIDEILKQNDGQHYDIDIRLKTPMKTRKEKMKQENENAVQKKQEQKKVVQETFHMHTVKEKSTTNVTEKRDCVTYVTKIERMEVNRYSRVLPEDKYDEEMVGKHSKSRRNSFDNIRKQEKCRKGNGTDKQDQKKQHIADERHTFQTESKQKEHNKPGECTDLRIVMVGKTGAGKSATGNTILRRKVFKEELSAKSVTEKCQKHQREVSGRIISVIDTPGLCDTSISEEELKKEIEKCVYMSAPGPHVFLLVLRLDVRLTNEEKNTVKWIQENFGEEANGYTIILFTRGDQIKTSIKEFLANNEEMRALAEQCKGGYHVFNNTDEENRSQVSELLEKIESMLEENGGQFYTNEMFMEAQKQIEEEKKRQREEYERKKLEEEENIRADEKRRLINKALLSTGVAVSTGAAAVSGVSLSPVLLSGLAVAGGAALASASDGATLSEALMAGAAAAGNAALASITGETNLSSALNRGRRRESNYS